One part of the Terrimicrobium sacchariphilum genome encodes these proteins:
- a CDS encoding YbaB/EbfC family nucleoid-associated protein, translating into MNIQKMMQQAQRMQAKIAEAQSSLADKTVEASAGGGKVTVTANGTGDVLSITIDPSIVDPQDVEFLQELVLAGVKQAIEDSRKLAESEMKKATGGLNIPGMPF; encoded by the coding sequence ATGAACATTCAGAAAATGATGCAACAGGCCCAGCGCATGCAGGCCAAGATTGCCGAAGCCCAATCCTCCCTCGCCGACAAAACCGTGGAAGCCTCCGCTGGCGGCGGCAAAGTCACCGTGACCGCCAATGGCACGGGCGACGTGCTTTCCATCACGATCGACCCGTCGATCGTCGATCCGCAGGACGTCGAGTTTCTCCAGGAGCTCGTCCTGGCGGGCGTCAAGCAGGCCATCGAGGATTCCCGCAAGCTCGCTGAAAGCGAAATGAAGAAAGCCACGGGCGGCCTGAACATCCCGGGAATGCCCTTCTAA
- a CDS encoding UbiA-like polyprenyltransferase produces MISNLLRFIRFSHTIFALPFAVGAMVVAADGFPSLRVMVCILLAMVFARTAAMTFNRIADWEIDKRNPRTVGRHRLVPKGVAIATCAVSSLAFIGVTAFLNPLCLALSPAALAVILGYSYAKRFTHFAQFVLGLALAIAPVGAWLAVTGSFALAPIILAVAVCVWTAGFDTIYATQDYEVDRREGLRSMVTLLGIPGALRLAVLLHLVAWFGLVAFGWAAHLGVVYFAATGLILIPMAYEHILARKGSVDAINQAFFQANAIVGALFVLGTLADRLIS; encoded by the coding sequence ATGATATCGAATCTGCTTCGATTCATCCGTTTCTCCCACACGATTTTCGCACTTCCCTTCGCGGTCGGCGCGATGGTAGTTGCCGCGGATGGCTTTCCCTCGCTGCGAGTGATGGTCTGTATTCTTCTCGCCATGGTTTTCGCACGTACGGCGGCCATGACGTTCAATCGCATCGCGGATTGGGAGATCGATAAACGCAATCCGCGCACGGTGGGACGTCATCGACTCGTTCCCAAGGGCGTGGCGATTGCGACATGCGCGGTCTCCTCGCTTGCGTTCATCGGAGTGACGGCGTTTTTAAATCCGCTCTGCCTTGCCCTTTCGCCGGCGGCGCTGGCGGTGATCTTGGGATATTCTTACGCCAAGCGGTTTACCCATTTCGCTCAGTTCGTGCTGGGTCTCGCCTTGGCCATTGCCCCGGTGGGTGCGTGGTTGGCGGTGACGGGATCGTTTGCCCTCGCTCCCATCATTCTTGCCGTCGCGGTATGCGTGTGGACGGCGGGCTTTGATACGATCTATGCCACGCAGGACTACGAGGTCGATCGGCGCGAGGGGCTTCGCTCCATGGTGACGCTACTCGGAATTCCAGGTGCGTTGCGGCTCGCCGTCCTGCTGCATCTCGTCGCGTGGTTTGGCCTGGTTGCCTTCGGTTGGGCGGCTCACCTCGGCGTGGTCTATTTTGCCGCGACCGGGTTGATTCTCATCCCGATGGCTTATGAACACATTCTGGCCAGAAAGGGCAGCGTGGACGCGATCAATCAGGCCTTTTTTCAGGCCAATGCCATAGTGGGCGCTCTGTTTGTGCTGGGAACCCTGGCTGATCGACTGATCTCCTAG
- the crcB gene encoding fluoride efflux transporter CrcB, which translates to MKIYAAVMLGGAIGSLSRFLLASWIDGVSGALFPWGTVIVNIIGCFVIGLFSGLILPEGPWNASPALRSFAIIGVLGGFTTFSSFSLQSVALFRQGHHWLALGNVSLSLAACLLATAAGFAFALYIDKHVS; encoded by the coding sequence ATGAAGATCTACGCTGCCGTGATGCTGGGAGGAGCGATCGGCAGCCTGTCCCGATTCCTGCTGGCGAGCTGGATCGATGGAGTATCCGGTGCATTGTTCCCTTGGGGAACCGTCATCGTCAACATCATCGGGTGTTTCGTCATCGGGCTCTTCAGCGGGTTGATCCTGCCTGAGGGGCCTTGGAATGCGTCACCGGCGTTGCGGTCATTTGCCATCATTGGGGTTCTGGGTGGTTTCACCACCTTTTCCTCATTCAGCCTCCAGTCTGTGGCCCTATTCCGACAGGGACATCATTGGCTGGCTCTCGGAAACGTGTCCCTTTCCCTGGCAGCCTGCCTCTTGGCGACGGCTGCGGGTTTCGCCTTCGCCCTGTATATCGACAAGCACGTGTCCTAG
- the dcd gene encoding dCTP deaminase, producing MSVCSDKWIRQMAKERGMIEPFVDGQVKAAEDGSRLISYGLSSYGYDLRVSNEFKVFTNIFNTVVDPKNFDPKSFVDIETDVCIVPPNSFALARSVEYFRIPREALTICVGKSTYARCGIIVNVTPFEPEWEGHVTLEISNTTPLPAKIYANEGLAQVVFYLANDVCETSYADRGGKYMGQRGITVPRI from the coding sequence ATGAGCGTTTGTTCGGATAAGTGGATTCGCCAGATGGCGAAAGAACGCGGAATGATCGAGCCCTTTGTGGACGGTCAGGTCAAAGCCGCCGAGGACGGTTCCCGTCTCATCAGCTATGGCCTCTCGAGCTACGGCTACGATCTGCGAGTCTCCAATGAGTTCAAGGTGTTCACCAACATCTTCAACACCGTGGTCGACCCGAAGAATTTCGACCCAAAGTCTTTCGTCGACATCGAGACCGACGTTTGCATCGTCCCACCGAACTCCTTCGCCCTCGCCCGCAGCGTCGAGTATTTCCGCATTCCGCGCGAAGCGCTCACCATCTGCGTCGGCAAGAGCACGTACGCCCGTTGCGGCATCATCGTCAATGTGACGCCTTTTGAGCCCGAGTGGGAAGGTCACGTGACGCTGGAGATTTCCAACACGACTCCCCTGCCCGCCAAGATCTACGCCAACGAAGGCCTCGCCCAGGTCGTTTTCTATCTCGCCAACGATGTTTGCGAGACCAGCTACGCGGACCGTGGCGGCAAGTACATGGGCCAGCGCGGAATCACCGTTCCCCGGATATGA
- a CDS encoding epoxyqueuosine reductase QueH, translating to MSQNPLDRSNFTRPQLRPPGDADKVLLHSCCAPCSGEVMEAIKASGIDYTIYFYNPNIHPREEYDLRKEENIRFAEKNGIPFIDADYDVDDWFVRAKGMEWEPEKGARCTMCFDMRFERTALYAHENGFSVITSCLGISRWKSMEQINECGERAAAKYPGLTYWTYNWRKQGGSQRMLEISKEERFYMQEYCGCIYSLRDSNKWRVAQGRPKIVIGEKYYGPEVDSQPAA from the coding sequence ATGAGCCAGAACCCTCTCGACCGCAGCAATTTCACCCGCCCGCAACTCCGCCCTCCAGGGGATGCCGACAAGGTGCTCCTGCATTCGTGTTGCGCCCCGTGCTCGGGCGAGGTGATGGAGGCGATCAAGGCCTCGGGCATCGACTATACGATCTATTTCTACAACCCAAACATCCATCCCCGCGAGGAGTACGACCTGCGCAAGGAGGAGAATATCCGCTTCGCCGAGAAGAACGGCATTCCCTTCATCGACGCCGATTACGATGTGGATGATTGGTTTGTGCGGGCCAAGGGCATGGAGTGGGAACCGGAAAAGGGCGCACGGTGTACGATGTGTTTCGATATGCGGTTTGAACGCACGGCGCTTTACGCCCATGAGAATGGCTTCTCCGTCATCACAAGCTGTCTCGGCATTTCCCGATGGAAGAGCATGGAGCAGATCAATGAATGCGGGGAGCGCGCGGCGGCAAAGTACCCCGGTCTGACCTACTGGACCTACAACTGGCGCAAGCAGGGCGGTTCGCAGCGAATGCTCGAGATTTCCAAAGAGGAGCGGTTTTACATGCAGGAATACTGCGGGTGCATCTACTCGCTCCGGGATTCCAACAAATGGCGCGTCGCCCAGGGGCGGCCCAAGATCGTTATCGGGGAAAAGTATTACGGGCCCGAGGTGGACAGCCAGCCCGCCGCCTGA
- a CDS encoding aspartate kinase yields MPLVVQKYGGTSVGTPERILNVARRVLATQQAGNSVVTVVSAMSGVTDSLIKLARDVSNKPTEREMDVLLATGEQTTIALTAMAINALGGKAVSLTGAQAGIMTDGIHTKAKIANISPRQIRKYLSEGYICIVAGFQGQTVQGSITTLGRGGSDLTAIAIAAALKANNCEIYTDVDGIYTCDPRIVPNARKIDVIAYDELLEMASSGSKVMQSRSVEFAKKFKVPFEVRSSFNTNRGTIVKEETPGLENVVVRGVSVERNQAKVTITNVPDRPGAASRIFTALADAHVIVDVIVQNVSAAGTTDISFTTNRDELEKLGTLLNPIVKEIGASDVLKQEGIAKLSVVGIGMRSHSGVAARLFEALAKGGVNIEMISTSEIKIAVILDEAKIVEAANLAHEAFGLAQA; encoded by the coding sequence ATGCCCCTAGTCGTCCAAAAATATGGAGGAACCTCCGTCGGTACCCCCGAGAGGATCCTGAATGTCGCCCGGCGGGTGCTTGCCACCCAGCAGGCCGGGAATTCGGTCGTGACCGTTGTCTCCGCCATGTCCGGCGTGACCGATAGCCTCATCAAACTGGCGCGTGACGTTTCCAATAAACCGACCGAGCGCGAGATGGACGTGCTCCTCGCCACCGGCGAGCAGACGACGATCGCGCTCACGGCCATGGCCATCAATGCCCTCGGCGGCAAGGCGGTTTCGCTCACGGGCGCCCAGGCGGGCATCATGACCGACGGTATTCACACGAAGGCCAAGATCGCCAACATCTCGCCCCGCCAGATCCGCAAATACCTCTCGGAGGGTTATATCTGCATCGTGGCCGGGTTTCAGGGCCAGACGGTGCAGGGCTCCATCACGACCCTCGGCCGTGGCGGCAGCGACCTCACGGCCATCGCGATCGCGGCCGCGCTCAAGGCCAACAACTGCGAGATCTACACCGATGTCGACGGCATCTACACCTGCGATCCTCGCATCGTACCCAACGCCCGCAAGATCGACGTGATCGCCTACGACGAACTCCTGGAAATGGCCAGCTCCGGCTCCAAGGTCATGCAGTCCCGATCCGTGGAATTCGCCAAGAAATTCAAAGTCCCCTTCGAAGTACGCAGCAGCTTTAACACCAACAGAGGAACCATCGTGAAAGAAGAAACTCCCGGACTGGAAAACGTCGTCGTTCGCGGCGTCTCCGTGGAACGCAACCAGGCCAAGGTCACCATCACCAACGTACCGGACCGTCCCGGCGCGGCCTCCCGCATCTTTACCGCTCTGGCCGACGCGCATGTGATTGTCGACGTGATCGTGCAGAACGTCTCCGCCGCAGGCACCACGGATATTTCCTTCACCACGAACCGTGATGAACTCGAGAAGCTGGGCACGCTGCTCAACCCGATCGTCAAAGAGATCGGCGCCAGCGACGTCCTGAAGCAGGAAGGCATTGCCAAGCTGAGCGTGGTCGGTATCGGCATGCGCTCGCACTCCGGCGTGGCCGCGCGTCTCTTCGAGGCCCTCGCCAAGGGCGGAGTCAATATCGAAATGATCTCCACCTCGGAGATCAAGATCGCCGTCATCCTCGACGAGGCCAAGATCGTGGAGGCCGCCAACCTGGCCCACGAAGCCTTCGGCTTGGCGCAAGCCTGA
- a CDS encoding homoserine dehydrogenase codes for MEPIGIGLAGFGTVGAGVYKNLATNGDLISQRMGARFEVRKVAVRDLSKPRSVEAPEALFTTNLDELLSDPSIRIVVELMGGIEIPLEFVRKAIRAGKIVVTGNKALLAEHGQEIFHLAREHRVPVFYEAAVAGGIPIIKVVRESYVGNRFLSIHGILNGTSNYILTRMTDTGMDFAPALEEAKQLGYAEADPTLDINGWDAAHKALILASLAYGFWLDPDQIFVSGIDQVTAADIRFADELGYRLKLLATIQAGPENAIEVRVCPTLIPKSHVLASVNGVFNAVAVKGDIAGDSLFYGRGAGQDPTSSSVISDLAEAAAAIESPRFCYGFTSHDLYGKCQPVDESISRYYLRLAVNDRPGVLAAIAGALGEAGIGILSVIQPEGQEGDSVPLVLMIHDASYGAMRKAVERIAGLDCVRDQPVLLHVESFS; via the coding sequence ATGGAGCCTATTGGAATTGGTTTGGCGGGATTTGGGACAGTTGGCGCCGGGGTTTACAAGAACCTCGCGACCAACGGCGATTTGATTTCGCAACGCATGGGCGCCCGGTTCGAGGTGCGAAAGGTCGCCGTGCGCGATCTTTCCAAGCCGCGTTCCGTGGAGGCGCCGGAGGCGTTGTTTACGACCAACCTCGATGAACTGCTGAGCGACCCGTCGATTCGCATCGTGGTCGAGCTGATGGGCGGTATCGAGATTCCGCTGGAGTTCGTTCGCAAGGCGATTCGCGCCGGAAAGATCGTTGTTACCGGCAACAAGGCTCTGCTCGCCGAGCATGGGCAGGAGATTTTTCACCTCGCACGTGAGCATCGCGTGCCGGTCTTTTACGAGGCGGCGGTGGCGGGCGGTATCCCGATCATCAAGGTCGTCCGCGAATCGTATGTGGGGAATCGCTTCCTCAGCATTCACGGCATCCTGAACGGCACGAGCAATTACATCCTCACCCGCATGACGGACACGGGGATGGATTTTGCCCCCGCTCTGGAGGAAGCCAAACAGCTCGGCTATGCCGAGGCGGACCCGACGCTCGATATCAACGGCTGGGACGCCGCGCACAAGGCGCTCATCCTCGCCTCGCTCGCCTATGGGTTCTGGCTCGATCCCGACCAGATTTTTGTTTCCGGTATCGATCAGGTGACGGCGGCGGATATTCGCTTTGCCGATGAACTCGGCTACCGCCTCAAGCTGCTCGCGACCATCCAGGCCGGGCCGGAAAACGCCATCGAGGTGCGCGTCTGCCCGACGCTCATCCCGAAGAGCCATGTGCTGGCCTCGGTCAATGGCGTGTTCAACGCCGTGGCGGTGAAGGGCGACATCGCGGGGGACTCTCTTTTCTACGGACGCGGCGCGGGCCAGGACCCCACCTCCAGCTCCGTCATTTCGGATCTCGCCGAGGCGGCTGCTGCGATCGAGAGCCCGCGTTTCTGCTACGGTTTCACCTCGCACGACCTGTATGGCAAGTGCCAGCCGGTCGACGAATCCATTTCCCGATACTATCTGCGTCTCGCGGTCAACGACCGGCCGGGCGTGCTCGCCGCCATCGCCGGAGCGCTGGGCGAGGCGGGTATCGGCATTCTCTCCGTCATTCAACCCGAAGGCCAGGAGGGCGACTCCGTGCCGCTGGTGTTGATGATTCACGACGCTTCCTATGGAGCGATGCGCAAGGCCGTCGAGCGTATCGCGGGATTGGACTGCGTCCGTGACCAACCCGTACTCCTGCACGTCGAATCCTTCTCCTAA
- a CDS encoding LacI family DNA-binding transcriptional regulator — protein MKLQRISLDHIAKLAGVHKATVSRALRNHPTIPKSTRDRIQEIARQEGYRPNPLVAMYQAQARASRPTSMQAAMGWLNDYPHVASWHEFPWLRGYLAGARQRCADMGYRLEEISLSTANSSFEDEVSRVSKFLKVQGIYGIILPLMLNHQYLLAEWEHCVVSLIGSGHLRQPTGLNGLHAQFYPQRFPIADRDLFFNMRLAYQNLLQLGYRRIGLVYSRYIDAEANGQAQGAYLSEQAALPEDQRIPILFLERFKEGRPQAFDTWLEQEKPEAILCINPVIREWVEQLGLSVPKDIGLANLNLVADVSEWSGINEKHDEIGASAVDHLIGALSRNELGLPRQPRKILIPGEWVSGSTLRAIGDGPDMSELGRR, from the coding sequence GTGAAACTTCAAAGAATTTCCCTCGACCACATTGCTAAACTGGCAGGCGTCCACAAGGCGACTGTCTCACGAGCACTGAGAAATCACCCCACGATTCCCAAATCCACGAGGGATCGCATCCAGGAGATTGCCCGCCAGGAAGGCTATCGTCCCAATCCGCTGGTGGCCATGTATCAGGCCCAGGCTCGCGCCAGTCGGCCGACGTCGATGCAAGCGGCCATGGGCTGGCTTAACGACTATCCGCATGTGGCTTCCTGGCATGAGTTTCCGTGGCTGCGGGGATATCTGGCCGGTGCGCGGCAGCGGTGCGCTGACATGGGTTACCGGCTGGAGGAGATCAGCCTCTCGACGGCAAACAGCAGCTTTGAGGATGAGGTTTCGCGCGTGTCAAAATTTCTCAAGGTCCAGGGCATTTACGGCATCATTCTTCCCCTCATGCTAAACCACCAGTATCTGCTCGCAGAGTGGGAGCATTGTGTCGTTTCGCTGATTGGCAGCGGCCACCTCCGGCAGCCTACCGGCCTCAACGGGTTGCACGCACAGTTCTACCCGCAGCGTTTCCCCATCGCCGATCGTGACTTGTTCTTCAATATGCGGCTTGCGTACCAGAATCTGCTGCAGCTCGGTTATCGTCGCATCGGTCTGGTCTATAGTCGATACATCGACGCCGAGGCCAACGGCCAGGCGCAGGGCGCCTACCTCTCCGAGCAGGCAGCGCTGCCCGAGGATCAGCGCATACCGATTCTATTCCTGGAGCGGTTCAAGGAAGGGCGTCCCCAGGCTTTTGACACATGGCTGGAGCAGGAGAAGCCGGAGGCGATTCTTTGCATCAACCCGGTCATTCGCGAGTGGGTGGAGCAACTCGGGCTGAGCGTGCCGAAGGACATCGGCCTCGCCAACCTGAATCTCGTCGCTGACGTCTCCGAGTGGAGCGGCATTAATGAGAAGCACGATGAGATCGGCGCCTCGGCGGTCGATCATCTCATCGGTGCTCTTAGCCGCAATGAACTCGGTCTTCCTCGTCAGCCTCGCAAGATCCTCATCCCGGGTGAGTGGGTGAGTGGGTCGACTCTCCGTGCCATCGGTGATGGACCGGACATGTCGGAGCTGGGTCGTCGCTAG
- a CDS encoding peptidyl-prolyl cis-trans isomerase, translating to MKAVTISILLLAAALTARAQDATTIIAKVGDTELKAKDLAPYLASLSADDRAALTRNPALLNQVVRSLILQQVLLKEALSANWDKRPEVVEQLERLRKNAIAEDYLVTVAKVPDNYPGETEIKAAYDARKDQLQLPKQYQLAQIFIGADDANGQANLDAVTKALKAANADFAAIAKDKSQEAQSAARGGEIGWLTAAAVQPELRDRLANASKGAVTEAIRLPDGWHIIKVLDVREPRTATLDEVKPRLIEVLRTERAKSNREAYLAQLQQKNPVSLNELALDTLISRETGK from the coding sequence ATGAAAGCAGTAACCATTAGCATCCTCCTCCTCGCCGCCGCGTTGACCGCGCGCGCGCAGGACGCCACCACCATCATCGCCAAGGTCGGCGACACCGAGCTCAAGGCCAAAGACCTCGCACCCTACCTCGCGTCCCTTTCCGCCGATGACCGCGCCGCCCTGACCAGGAACCCCGCCCTCCTCAACCAGGTCGTGCGTTCGTTGATCCTTCAGCAGGTGCTGCTCAAGGAAGCCCTCTCGGCCAACTGGGACAAGCGCCCCGAGGTCGTCGAGCAGCTTGAGCGTTTGCGCAAAAACGCCATCGCCGAGGACTACCTCGTCACCGTCGCCAAGGTGCCCGACAACTACCCCGGCGAAACCGAGATCAAGGCCGCCTACGACGCCCGCAAGGATCAGCTCCAGCTCCCCAAACAATACCAGCTCGCCCAGATCTTCATCGGAGCCGATGACGCCAACGGTCAAGCCAACCTTGACGCCGTAACCAAGGCGCTCAAGGCCGCCAATGCCGACTTCGCCGCCATCGCCAAGGACAAGAGCCAGGAAGCCCAAAGCGCCGCGCGCGGAGGGGAAATCGGCTGGCTCACCGCCGCCGCCGTCCAGCCCGAGCTCCGCGACCGCCTCGCCAATGCCAGCAAGGGCGCCGTCACCGAGGCCATCCGCCTCCCCGACGGCTGGCACATCATAAAAGTCCTCGACGTCCGCGAACCCCGCACTGCCACCCTGGACGAAGTCAAACCCCGCCTCATCGAAGTCCTCCGCACCGAACGCGCCAAATCCAACCGCGAAGCCTACCTCGCCCAACTCCAGCAAAAGAACCCCGTCTCCCTCAACGAACTCGCTCTGGACACACTGATATCGAGAGAGACCGGTAAATAG
- the thrC gene encoding threonine synthase yields MPAPLHDRGVISRYREYLPVSDATPVISLNEGSTPLIHSPRLSEKAGAEVYIKYEGLNPTGSFKDRGMTVAISKAVEEGAQTVICASTGNTSAAAAAYAARAGIQCAVILPAGKIASGKLVQAYLYGAKVIAIKGNFDDALRLVRELGGVNGIAIVNSINPHRIEGQKTGSFEIIEELGDAPDMHILPVGNAGNITAYWKGYREFAEAERSTRLPRMVGFQAAGSAPIFYNKVVDQPNTVATAIRIGNPASWEGASNAVTQSGGSINIATDEEILAAQSWLAKNEGIFVEPASAASVAGLFKLLESGASLNASSIVLTVTGHGLKDPDTAMTTGDYHPIEAEADLDTVRSVLEQS; encoded by the coding sequence ATGCCAGCTCCTCTCCATGACCGCGGCGTCATCAGCCGCTACCGTGAATACCTGCCCGTCAGCGATGCCACCCCGGTGATTTCGCTGAACGAAGGATCGACCCCGCTTATTCATTCGCCGCGCCTGAGCGAAAAGGCCGGCGCCGAGGTTTACATCAAGTACGAGGGACTCAATCCCACCGGTTCCTTCAAGGATCGAGGCATGACCGTCGCCATTTCCAAGGCGGTCGAGGAAGGCGCTCAGACCGTGATCTGCGCCTCCACGGGCAACACGTCTGCCGCCGCCGCTGCGTATGCCGCTCGTGCGGGCATCCAGTGCGCAGTGATCCTCCCGGCGGGCAAGATCGCCTCCGGCAAGCTCGTGCAGGCCTACCTTTACGGAGCCAAGGTCATCGCGATCAAAGGCAACTTTGACGACGCTCTCCGCCTCGTGCGCGAACTCGGCGGCGTGAACGGCATCGCCATCGTCAACTCGATCAACCCGCACCGCATCGAGGGGCAAAAGACCGGCTCCTTTGAGATCATCGAGGAACTCGGCGACGCTCCCGACATGCACATCCTGCCGGTCGGCAACGCGGGCAATATCACGGCCTACTGGAAGGGGTATCGGGAATTTGCCGAGGCCGAGCGCTCGACTCGCCTGCCGCGCATGGTGGGCTTCCAGGCTGCCGGATCAGCTCCCATTTTCTATAACAAGGTCGTCGACCAGCCGAATACGGTGGCTACCGCCATTCGCATCGGCAACCCCGCGAGCTGGGAAGGCGCGAGCAATGCCGTCACGCAAAGCGGCGGCAGCATCAACATCGCCACCGACGAGGAAATCCTCGCCGCCCAGAGCTGGCTGGCGAAGAACGAAGGCATCTTCGTCGAACCCGCCAGCGCCGCCTCGGTCGCCGGTCTTTTCAAGCTCCTTGAAAGCGGAGCTTCGCTCAACGCATCGTCGATCGTGCTCACCGTCACTGGCCATGGATTGAAAGACCCGGATACAGCCATGACCACGGGTGATTACCATCCGATCGAAGCCGAGGCCGACCTCGACACCGTTCGCAGCGTCCTCGAGCAATCCTGA
- a CDS encoding phage major capsid protein, which yields MKKILAVLLLLSPALLHAAGAEEGDPVVAKLREALRNTMLQMRDVQGQLANAQAAQIASDAKVKELTAQNDKLTRQMIEDKNASTNSIAELNTRLEEQGVVIQKLNATVDQWKRGYNEATALAQKKEAERAKAAAQIIKLDRIVADQQIKNVQMYKVGTEILDRYEKFGLGEAILAREPFVGMTRAKFQTLMQDYQDKLVDQRISSTSSSTTSPTSSSHESSNH from the coding sequence ATGAAAAAGATATTAGCCGTCCTGTTGTTGCTTAGCCCGGCGCTGCTCCATGCGGCGGGCGCGGAGGAGGGAGACCCCGTGGTCGCCAAGCTCCGCGAAGCCCTGCGCAACACCATGCTCCAGATGCGCGACGTGCAAGGTCAGCTCGCCAACGCCCAGGCCGCCCAGATCGCCAGCGACGCCAAGGTGAAGGAACTCACCGCCCAAAACGACAAGCTGACCAGGCAGATGATCGAGGACAAGAACGCCTCGACCAATTCGATCGCCGAGCTCAACACCCGGCTGGAGGAGCAGGGCGTCGTCATCCAGAAGCTCAACGCCACCGTCGACCAGTGGAAGCGCGGTTACAACGAAGCCACCGCGCTGGCCCAGAAGAAGGAGGCCGAGCGGGCCAAGGCCGCCGCGCAGATCATCAAGCTCGACCGCATCGTGGCCGACCAGCAGATCAAGAACGTCCAGATGTACAAGGTCGGTACCGAGATCCTCGACCGTTACGAGAAGTTCGGGCTTGGCGAGGCCATCCTCGCCCGCGAGCCGTTTGTCGGCATGACGCGGGCGAAGTTCCAGACCCTCATGCAGGATTATCAGGACAAGCTCGTCGACCAGCGTATTTCCAGTACCAGCAGCAGTACCACCAGCCCAACTTCCAGCAGCCATGAAAGCAGTAACCATTAG